In a single window of the Streptomyces cinnabarinus genome:
- a CDS encoding S8 family serine peptidase has protein sequence MNRRAFTGRYVIVLDRGEQESGLHALRSTAGIGSVERVREADAANVAELLERPDVSVHFEALGVVVAEVRPDQRHALVTTAVREPSIVAAEPECMVYPMPVTAPRQAPAEFFPAYRGEGDVVQRDTMAHLAAAQGPAWDEEAWTWGLQAIRVNLSGLTGRDVSIAVLDTGVDTDHPDLAGRIEATASFVPQQTVEDGNGHGTACIGIAAGPASPRQGPRYGVASEARILVAKVLSDSGKGADGQILAGMEWAMARGARVISLSLGGLVQPGQLFPQAYESVARRAAESGAVVVAAAGDYSDRPLHIAPVSRPANCPAVLAVAALDASLSPAFYSNAGINGDGGEINIAAPGRDVRSAAPNGGYQVLSGTSMAAPHAAGVVVLLAQQYPDASAAGLKARLEAGAWPLPHLVTDVGPGLLQAP, from the coding sequence ATGAACAGGCGCGCGTTCACCGGTCGATATGTCATCGTCCTGGACCGCGGCGAGCAGGAAAGCGGGCTGCACGCACTGCGTTCCACGGCCGGTATCGGATCCGTCGAACGAGTCCGGGAAGCCGACGCCGCGAACGTCGCCGAACTCCTTGAACGCCCCGACGTATCGGTGCACTTCGAGGCGCTCGGCGTCGTCGTCGCCGAGGTTCGGCCCGATCAACGCCATGCGCTGGTGACGACGGCCGTGAGGGAGCCCTCGATCGTGGCGGCCGAGCCTGAGTGCATGGTGTACCCCATGCCGGTCACCGCCCCGCGACAGGCTCCGGCCGAGTTCTTCCCGGCCTACCGCGGCGAGGGGGACGTGGTCCAGCGGGACACCATGGCTCACCTCGCCGCCGCCCAGGGCCCGGCCTGGGACGAGGAGGCGTGGACCTGGGGACTGCAGGCGATCCGGGTCAACCTGTCCGGCCTGACCGGGCGCGACGTGAGCATCGCGGTCCTCGACACCGGTGTGGACACCGATCACCCGGATCTGGCCGGACGCATCGAGGCGACGGCCTCCTTCGTGCCCCAACAGACGGTGGAGGACGGCAATGGCCACGGCACTGCTTGCATCGGCATTGCCGCCGGCCCCGCCAGTCCTCGGCAGGGCCCCCGCTACGGCGTGGCCTCGGAGGCGCGGATCCTCGTGGCGAAGGTGCTCAGCGACTCGGGCAAGGGTGCCGACGGCCAGATCCTCGCGGGCATGGAGTGGGCCATGGCCCGCGGCGCGCGTGTGATCTCCCTGTCCCTCGGCGGCCTGGTTCAGCCGGGTCAACTCTTCCCGCAGGCGTACGAGTCGGTGGCCCGGCGGGCAGCCGAGAGCGGGGCGGTGGTCGTCGCCGCCGCCGGGGACTACAGCGACCGTCCCTTGCACATCGCACCTGTCAGCCGACCGGCCAACTGCCCCGCCGTCCTCGCGGTGGCCGCTCTCGACGCGTCGCTGTCGCCGGCGTTCTACTCCAACGCCGGCATCAACGGCGACGGCGGTGAGATCAATATCGCCGCGCCGGGCAGAGACGTGCGCTCGGCCGCCCCCAACGGCGGATACCAGGTGCTCAGCGGCACCAGCATGGCCGCGCCGCATGCCGCGGGCGTCGTCGTCCTGCTCGCCCAGCAGTACCCCGACGCCTCCGCGGCCGGACTCAAGGCCAGGCTGGAGGCGGGTGCGTGGCCGCTCCCGCACCTCGTCACGGACGTGGGCCCGGGTCTGCTTCAGGCCCCGTGA
- a CDS encoding MalY/PatB family protein, with the protein MGTDDSSFRDRARQDIAAPSGSVFDTVVDRRNSNSMKWAYGHQLLSADEAAADPLPMWVADTDFKAPQAVIDALHEAVDHGVFGYPGGATDNYVDAVTGWQARRFGWEVPREWVLQTAGVITTLKTAVQAFSAPGDSVLIQPPVYAHFHHDVLLNGRHLAYAPLQRTEDGYRFDARTFAAAIRPDTKLFILSHPHNPTGNVWTEDELRTMGEICAGHGVLVISDEIHQDLVINPERQHIPFASLGREFERNSITCTAPSKTFNLPGLQSANAFVPDPRLREELARQYERNAFPFVNVLGMAAAEAAYTHGEPWLEEMLTYLRRNHTHFAQSVNSATSKVRVLPADALYLAWTDCRGLGLDAESLDKFMLTKARLWLDKGQKFGTEGHGYMRVNLGCPRSTVDEAIRRLLAAVDGA; encoded by the coding sequence ATGGGAACCGACGACAGCTCATTCCGTGACCGGGCACGACAGGACATCGCCGCACCCTCGGGATCGGTCTTCGACACCGTCGTGGACCGCAGGAACTCCAACTCCATGAAGTGGGCCTACGGCCATCAGCTGCTGTCCGCCGACGAGGCCGCGGCCGACCCGCTGCCGATGTGGGTCGCCGACACCGACTTCAAGGCTCCCCAAGCCGTGATCGACGCGCTGCACGAGGCCGTCGACCACGGTGTCTTCGGCTATCCCGGCGGCGCGACCGACAACTATGTGGACGCCGTGACCGGCTGGCAGGCCAGACGGTTCGGCTGGGAGGTGCCGCGGGAGTGGGTGCTTCAGACGGCCGGCGTCATCACCACGCTCAAGACCGCGGTGCAGGCCTTCTCCGCCCCCGGTGACTCGGTCCTGATCCAGCCGCCGGTCTACGCCCACTTCCACCACGACGTCCTGCTCAACGGCCGCCACCTCGCCTACGCTCCGCTCCAGCGCACCGAGGACGGCTACCGGTTCGACGCCCGTACGTTCGCCGCCGCCATCCGGCCCGACACCAAACTGTTCATCCTCAGCCACCCCCACAACCCCACCGGCAACGTCTGGACGGAGGACGAGCTGCGGACCATGGGGGAGATCTGCGCCGGGCACGGCGTCCTCGTCATATCCGACGAGATCCACCAGGACCTCGTCATCAATCCGGAGCGCCAGCACATCCCGTTCGCCTCGCTCGGCCGGGAGTTCGAGCGCAACAGCATCACCTGCACGGCGCCGAGCAAGACGTTCAACCTTCCCGGGCTGCAGAGTGCCAACGCGTTCGTCCCCGACCCCAGGCTGCGCGAGGAACTGGCCCGCCAGTACGAACGCAACGCCTTCCCGTTCGTCAACGTGCTGGGCATGGCCGCCGCCGAGGCCGCCTACACGCACGGTGAGCCCTGGCTGGAGGAGATGCTCACCTACCTGCGCCGCAACCACACCCACTTCGCGCAGTCGGTCAACAGCGCCACCTCCAAGGTCCGGGTGCTGCCGGCGGACGCGCTCTACCTGGCGTGGACGGACTGCCGCGGTCTGGGGCTGGACGCCGAGTCCCTGGACAAATTCATGCTCACCAAGGCCCGCCTGTGGCTGGACAAGGGACAGAAGTTCGGGACCGAGGGCCACGGCTACATGCGCGTCAACCTGGGCTGCCCACGCTCCACGGTCGACGAAGCGATACGACGGCTGCT